One Pararge aegeria chromosome 4, ilParAegt1.1, whole genome shotgun sequence DNA segment encodes these proteins:
- the LOC120637769 gene encoding hydroxyacid oxidase 1-like, which produces MDKYISVKELEDAALEALPRAVRDYYKSGATEEYSLAENRRAFQRLRIRPKCLVGLKNCDLSTTVLGEKVTMPLGISPTAMQRMAHPDGETANVKAAEAQGVIYTLSTIATSSIEEVADAAPNAVKWFQLYIYNDREVTRKLVMRAEQAGFKALALTVDTPLFGIRRADIRNKFTLPSHLRLANFDGHMSTKIHNAGNGSGLSHYVEGLFDKTLSWDDIKWLKSITKLPIVAKGILRGDDAVKAVEAGCSGILVSNHGARQLDGVPSTIEVLPEIVDAVKDYNVEVYLDGGVTTGTDVYKALVLGAKMVFVGRPALWGLAVGGQDGVQRMLSIFRNELEYTFQIAGTPTVADITTDMVRHESAYSRL; this is translated from the exons ATGGATAAATACATCAGTGTGAAGGAGTTGGAAGATGCTGCTTTAGAAGCGTTGCCAAGGGCAGTGCGAGACTATTACAAGAGCGGTGCAACTGAGGAATACTCTTTAGCGGAAAATCGACGAGCATTTCAAAG actaagAATTAGACCAAAATGCTTGGTCGGTTTGAAAAACTGCGATCTATCTACTACAGTGCTAGGCGAAAAAGTGACAATGCCGTTGGGCATATCGCCCACCGCTATGCAAAGAATGGCCCATCCTGATGGGGAGACTGCCAACGTTAAAG CGGCAGAAGCTCAAGGCGTCATTTACACCCTAAGCACAATTGCTACCAGTTCTATAGAAGAAGTAGCAGATGCAGCACCGAATGCTGTTAAATGGTTTCAACTTTACATTTATAATGATAG AGAGGTTACGAGAAAATTAGTAATGAGGGCTGAACAAGCTGGATTCAAAGCGCTTGCTTTGACCGTTGATACACCTTTGTTTGGCATAAGAAGAGCAGACATACGTAACAAGTTTACCCTACCCTCACATTTGAG ATTGGCTAATTTTGATGGTCACATGTCTACGAAAATACACAACGCAGGAAACGGCAGTGGCTTAAGCCATTATGTTGAAGGTTTATTTGACAAAACATTGTCTTGGGATGATATTAAATGGTTAAAGAG CATTACTAAGCTTCCAATTGTGGCGAAAGGAATTTTACGAGGTGATGACGCAGTGAAAGCTGTGGAGGCTGGTTGTTCCGGCATTCTTGTCTCGAATCATGGCGCAAGGCAACTAGACGGTGTCCCCTCTACg ATCGAAGTCCTTCCCGAAATAGTGGACGCTGTTAAAGATTATAATGTCGAGGTGTACTTGGACGGAGGTGTGACTACGGGCACGGATGTTTACAAGGCTTTGGTCTTAGGAGCAAAAATG GTATTCGTTGGCCGCCCAGCTTTATGGGGCTTAGCCGTGGGTGGTCAAGATGGTGTACAACGAATGCTGAGCATATTCCGTAACGAGTTGGAATATACATTCCAAATAGCGG GTACTCCGACCGTTGCTGATATAACTACAGATATGGTGCGTCATGAATCTGCTTACAGTAGGTTGTAG
- the LOC120637768 gene encoding uncharacterized protein LOC120637768 isoform X1 → MYNETYFYIFEMRLHQDNWKALCRSISVTCNGNTPNQSHCSHLVPLCVQRCQRGNLEPVSVLLSLLSKHQSNVKLFHECNGMSIFKGDFLRNEECLQLLNLVLESAKPHYREEVLEASELFRELRFNLNKYGLNSPIGQWVSVILFSHSKVVETNINVDTEEGNHKLGENSINETKNTVNETNELLCNVLKEAIGWQNQFGSNRFTNVFNQNYEVENINRQSSSSEHKIKVNDKLPHNAEYQRSDLFRFPAANYSKNDLSLSFLLKHNPKEPRLRKPKYMLRSDQFPIDDETFLHQSSLLKSYETSSRNNIDDTILNFNPPFVSTPKRNKYSNVKSLSKISLETNSIYPTSRDHSTFKKTIHHKRKLVNTTQTHKRLRNRSMSAKFLDILNGSCTTIIKGFKSIFASKKSSMNIDDRSKEVTINAATDNFCAYNFTKNVDQNVTLVQKKEDELTNITKEFSMQYSNFSSCNTCNDTFVLKHKFANDAFLQQTVKRLKMGINLYGCDFKKISRTMWPRETYMTPNVLYTLYRKLIIKQ, encoded by the exons ATGTATAATgaaacgtatttttatatattcgaaatgagattg CACCAAGATAATTGGAAGGCACTCTGTCGAAGCATCAGTGTAACGTGTAATGGAAATACTCCTAACCAGTCGCATTGTTCTCACCTTGTACCCTTG TGCGTACAGAGATGTCAACGAGGAAACCTGGAGCCCGTTTCAGTATTACTAAGTCTTCTTTCAAAACATCAAAGCAATGTTAAATTGTTTCACGAATGCAATGGAATGTCAATTTTTAAAGg AGATTTTCTCCGAAATGAAGAATGTCTACAACTGTTGAACTTAGTTCTGGAAAGCGCTAAGCCTCATTATCGTGAAGAAGTTTTAGAAGCATCAGAGTTATTTCGTGAACTCCGtttcaatttaaacaaatatggaCTTAACTCTCCG ataggACAATGGGTTTCCGTCATTCTATTTTCACACAGCAAAG TTGTAGAAACTAACATAAATGTGGATACGGAAGAGGGAAATCATAAATTGGGCGAAAATTCTATTAATGAAACTAAAAATACTGTtaatgaaacaaatgaattactTTGCAATGTTTTAAAGGAAGCCATTGGTTGGCAAAATCAGTTCGGCAGTAATAGGTTTACAAACGTGTTTAATCAAAATTACGAAGTTGAAAATATTAACAGGCAATCCTCGTCTTCAGAGcacaaaattaaagtaaatgatAAATTACCACACAATGCAGAATATCAAAGAAGTGACCTTTTTAGATTCCCAGCTGCTAATTATAGCAAAAACGATTTgtctttgtcttttttattgaaGCACAACCCTAAAGAGCCGAGATTAAGAAAGCCAAAATATATGCTAAGGTCTGACCAATTTCCAATCGACGATGAAACTTTCCTGCATCAATCTTCCCTGCTCAAGAGCTATGAAACGTCGTCAAGAAATAACATTGACGATACAATACTAAATTTTAACCCTCCTTTTGTTTCGACACCAAAACGAAATAAATACTCAAATGTAAAATCTTTGTCCAAAATAAGCCTTGAAACAAATTCTATATACCCAACATCAAGAGACCATTCtacctttaaaaaaacaattcatcACAAGAGAAAATTAGTCAACACCACACAGACTCATAAAAGACTGCGCAATAGATCTATGAGTGCCAAATTTTTGGATATCCTAAACGGATCCTGCACAACAATTATTAAAGGATTTAAGAGCATATTCGCGTCTAAGAAATCGTCTATGAATATCGATGATAGATCAAAAGAAGTCACAATAAATGCGGCAACAGACAATTTCTGTGCTTACAATTTTACAAAGAATGTGGATCAAAATGTGACTTTGGTTCAAAAAAAGGAAGACGAGTTGACGAATATTACAAAGGAATTTAGCATGCAATATAGTAATTTTAGTTCTTGTAATACATGCAACGATACTTTTGTTTTGAAACACAAATTTGCTAACGATGCCTTCCTGCAGCAGACAGTTAAACGTTTGAAAATGGGCATTAACCTGTATGGTTGTGACTTTAAG AAAATATCAAGAACTATGTGGCCACGGGAAACATACATGACACCAAATGTTCTTTATACTTTGTACCGAAAACTTATaatcaaacaataa